A genome region from Solanum pennellii chromosome 12, SPENNV200 includes the following:
- the LOC107006836 gene encoding protein BIG GRAIN 1-like A, whose amino-acid sequence MLCSLPLFVKPYCNRPIFHSIDHSGQEKKIGNFNSNDDSFCYGLNYRPKPIRTCISTNQEKFDHKHQYPKDLNFYDSSLSKEKSKHDEDGFKKTKSRALKKIKQPISPGGRLSSFLSSLFTNGKKTKISSNDEDKKLKSTCSSCGHKKLNMEQQNVEAIKGINKNYVHEDHLKFHKNIIIEDEDDDYDEGASCASSDLFEIDIFSSIGLMGLPL is encoded by the exons ATGTTATGTTCATTGCCTCTTTTTGTTAAACCCTATTGTAATAGGCCTATTTTCCACTCCATTGACCATTCTGGCCAAGAGAAGAAAATAGGAAACTTTAATTCAAATGATGACTCTTTTTGCTATGGTCTTAATTATAGGCCTAAACCAATTAGAACTTGCATTTCAACTAATCAAGAAAAGTTTGATCACAAGCACCAATATCCCAAAGACCTCAACTTTTATG aTTCATCTCTATCAAAGGAAAAATCTAAACATGATGAAGATGGTTTCAAGAAGACAAAGTCAAGAGctttgaagaaaataaagcaGCCCATTTCTCCTGGAGGTAGACTATCAAGTTTCTTGAGTTCACTTTTTACAAATGGGAAAAAAACAAAGATTTCCTCAAATGATGAggataaaaaattgaaatcaacTTGTTCTTCATGTGGACACAAGAAGTTGAATATGGAACAACAAAATGTGGAGGCTATAAAAGggattaataaaaattatgttcatgaagaTCATCTAAAATTCCACaagaatattattattgaagatgaagatgatgattatgatgaaggTGCAAGTTGTGCAAGTTCTGATTTGTTTGAGATTGATATATTTTCTTCCATTGGATTAATGGGATTGCCTTTATGA
- the LOC107007047 gene encoding protein BIG GRAIN 1-like A encodes MLCSFPLFAKPFYNMPIFHTIDHAGQQKKSRNFNSSSGSSSYYFNNRPKSIRTSISTNQKKFHKHDQYPKDFNFYDSSLAKEKPKHDEDGIKKAKSRGFKKPKQPISHGSRLSSFLNSLFTNGKKTKNSSNDNEDWKIKSANVSTRLSLSKNIISTPCEHNNYDMDQQNVEAINGINKNYVHEEYEDEDDIDEGASYASSDLFELDIFSSMGLPIYEATNLGTNYQAIDANGN; translated from the exons ATGCTATGCTCTTTCCCTCTTTTTGCCAAACCCTTTTATAATATGCCTATTTTCCACACCATTGACCATGCTGGCCAACAgaagaaatcaagaaacttTAATTCAAGTAGTGGCTCTTctagttattattttaataataggCCAAAATCAATTAGAACTAGTATTTCAACTAACCAAAAAAAGTTTCACAAGCATGACCAATATCCcaaagacttcaacttttatG ATTCTTCTCTAGCAAAGGAAAAACCTAAACATGATGAAGATGGTATTAAGAAGGCAAAGTCAAGAGGTTTTAAGAAACCTAAGCAACCTATTTCTCATGGAAGTAGATTATCAAGTTTCTTGAACTCACTTTTTACAAAtgggaaaaaaacaaaaaattcctCAAATGATAATGAGGATTGGAAAATAAAATCAGCAAATGTATCAACTAGATTAAGTTTaagcaaaaatattattagtactCCATGTGAACACAATAATTATGATATGGACCAACAAAATGTGGAAGCTATAAAtggaattaataaaaattatgtgcatgaagaatatgaagatgaagatgatatTGATGAAGGTGCAAGTTATGCAAGTTCTGATTTGTTTGAGCTTGATATCTTTTCTTCCATGGGATTGCCTATCTATGAAGCAACAAATCTTGGTACTAATTATCAAGCCATTGATGCAAATggtaattaa
- the LOC107007466 gene encoding developmentally-regulated G-protein 2: MGIVERIKEIEAEMARTQKNKATEYHLGQLKAKIAKLRTQLLEPPKGSSGAGEGFEVTKYGHGRVALIGFPSVGKSTLLTMLTGTHSEAASYEFTTLTCIPGIIHYNDTKIQLLDLPGIIEGASEGKGRGRQVIAVSKSSDIVLMVLDASKSEGHRQILTRELEAVGLRLNKRPPQIYFKKKKTGGISFNSTLHLTHIDEKLCYQILHEYKIHNAEVLFREDATVDDLIDVIEGNRKYMKCIYVYNKIDVVGIDDVDRLSRQPNSIVISCNLKLNLDRLLAKMWDAMGLVRVYTKPQGQQPDFSEPVVLSADRGGCTVEDFCNHIHRNLVKDVKYVLVWGTSARHYPQHCGLSHPLQDEDVVQIVKKKEREDGGGRGRFKSHSNAPVRISDREKKAPLKT; encoded by the exons ATGGGGATCGTAGAAAGGATTAAAGAAATAGAAGCTGAGATGGCTCGTACACAAAAGAATAAAGCAACTG AGTATCATCTTGGTCAGCTGAAGGCTAAGATAGCAAAGCTGAGGACACAACTGCTGGAACCCCCTAAA GGTTCCAGTGGAGCTGGAGAGGGTTTTGAAGTCACAAAGTATGGCCATGGACGTGTTGCACTAATAGGATTTCCAAG TGTTGGAAAGTCAACACTCCTAACGATGCTGACAGGAACACATTCTGAAGCTGCATCATATGAGTTCACAACACTTACTTGCATCCCTGGAATTATACACTACAATGATACCAAAATTCAACTGCTTGATCTTCCTGGTATCATTGAAGGTGCATCTGAAGGCAAGGGGCGTGGTAGGCAG GTCATTGCTGTTTCCAAGTCATCAGACATTGTTTTGATGGTTCTGGATGCTTCAAAA AGTGAAGGCCATCGACAAATTTTAACGAGGGAGCTGGAAGCTGTGGGACTGCGATTAAATAAACGACCTCCTCAG ATATacttcaagaagaaaaagacggGAGGGATTTCTTTCAACAGCACGTTGCATCTGACACATATTGATGAGAAGCTCTGCTATCAAATTCTTCATGAATACAAGATTCACAATGCTGAG gttttatttcgTGAAGATGCTACAGTGGATGACCTTATTGATGTTATTGAGGGAAATCGTAAATACATGAAGTGTATATATGTCTACAACAAGATAGATGTTGTCGGTATTGATGATGTGGACAGATTATCCCGACAGCCGAACTCCATTGTCATTAGCTGCAACTTGAAG CTGAATCTGGACAGACTACTTGCAAAAATGTGGGATGCAATGGGTCTTGTCAGAGTTTATACAAAGCCTCAAGGCCAGCAACCAGATTTCTCCGAGCCTGTGGTTCTCTCTGCT GATAGAGGTGGCTGTACTGTAGAAGATTTCTGTAATCACATACATAGGAACCTTGTTAAGGATGTGAAGTATGTTTTGGTATGGGGCACGAGTGCAAGGCACTACCCTCAGCATTGTGGTCTGAGTCATCCGCTTCAGGATGAAGACGTGGTTCAGATTGTCAAGAAAAAG GAGAGGGAAGATGGTGGCGGCAGAGGCCGATTCAAATCACATTCTAATGCTCCTGTTCGGATATCTGACAGAGAGAAAAAGGCTCCACTGAAGACGTAG